The genomic DNA GACCTGGTCGGCAAAACAGTGTCAGGCGTGAGCCGCAAACGGATGGGTCATGCTGCCTTTCTTGGCAACCACTTCCGAGGCTTTCGGATCGCCGGCGATTGCCCGCTTCAGCGCTTCCTTGGTGGCCGCGTAGTTGTAGTCCTGGATCTTGTTGTCGTCCTCGGCCAGCCAGTGGATGAAGACGCCCACACAAATGAACAGATCATCGGCTTCATTCGCGGGAATCGTGCCGTCCTGCACGCAATCGGCAACCGCCATCGCGACCGCCCGCTGCGCCGGGCCGAACATCTGCACTGCCTGTTTG from Burkholderiales bacterium includes the following:
- the fae gene encoding formaldehyde-activating enzyme → MAKIDRVMVGESLIGDGNEVAHIDLIIGPRNSAAEAAFCNALTNNKDGFTSLLALVAPNLATKPNTLLYNKVTIKGAKQAVQMFGPAQRAVAMAVADCVQDGTIPANEADDLFICVGVFIHWLAEDDNKIQDYNYAATKEALKRAIAGDPKASEVVAKKGSMTHPFAAHA